The Fusobacterium necrophorum subsp. necrophorum genome includes the window TTACCTTGACGGGAAAATCCTTTGCCGTGTTGTCGAAACAGAATGTGAAGAGGAATGAGTACTCTTTTTACAAAGTGGCTTTGGAAAGAGAGCGAGGGAAGCTCTATGAAAGAATTGATCAGAGAGTGGATAAGATGATAGAAGAAGGATTGGAGGAAGAAGTACGAACTTTGTGTCAGTCCTATGGAGAAGCTCTTAAAAAATTGCGAATTATTGGTTATGCTCAAATGATAGAATATTTGGATGGTGTTATTTCTTTACCGAAGGCGATTGAGCTTATCAAAAGAGACAGTAGACATTATGCAAAAAGACAATTTACTTGGTTCAAGCAAAAAAAGGATTATATTTGGTACAATTTAGATGAACAATCGGAAGAAGAAATTTTGGAAGAGATTAAGAATTTCTTGATAAAAAAATAGTGATATGATATTATGAAAAAAGGGGATAATATAGAATGAAGAAAGTATTAACTGTTATTTTTTTAATATACTTGTTTGCATCCTGTTCAAATTTATCTTCTAAAACGGAGCAAAATTTTTCTCGAGAACAATGGAAGTTTTTTGTTTCTGAAGTGAAAGAAGCTTTGGAAGAGAAAAAGATAGAAAATTTACAAGAAAAAATGTTGGTCAATGTAAAAAATAAATATCTATATCAAGAATTAGTAAAGTTGAATATTCAGAGACAGGAGATTCAATTTTATTTCAAGGAACCAGAGTACAATTTCCCGAAAATACAGGGGCTTGTTGCAATACAATATGGAGATAGAACGGAATATTTTACTATTTTTTATGTCTGGAAACAAGGGAAATGGTGGATATATGATTTAGAAAAAAGAAGGTGAGAAGGTGAAACAAACAGAAGTAGAAGTCCATATTCCTTCTTCTTTAGAAAGCTTATCTGTAGTTCGAGCCATGATAAGGGCATATTTACAAAATCATCACATTGCAGAGGGAGATGTAGTACAGCTTCTTTCCGTTGTTGATGAATTGGCGACGAATGCCATTGAACATGCTTATCAAAATCAACTTGGGGAAGTGATTATCAATATTGAAAAAGAAGGATCCAAGATCCGGTTATTTGTAGAAGATAGCGGAGCGGGATATGATGATAAAAAGGTAAGTAAGGAAGAAGGCGGAATTGGTTTAATTTTAGCGAGAAAGTTAGTTGATATGTTTGAAATTGTAAAAAAAGAACAAGGAACTGTGTTTAGAATAGAAAAAGAAGTCAGGGAGGTTATGTAATATTATGGAAAATACATTTGAATTGGCAGAAAAAAAATTGGAAAGCGGAATCATTGTCATTGCAGTAACAGGAGAATTGGATGCTCTAGTGGCACCAAAATTAAAAGAAGTGATGAATAAGCACATTGATACGGGAGATATCAGATTAATTTTGGATTGCCATAATTTAGTGCATATTAATAGTTTAGCAATGGGAATTTTACGAGGAAAATTACAGGCGGTAAAAGAAATTGGCGGAGATATTAAGATTATTCGTTTGAACAACCATATTCAAACTATTTTTGACATGATTGGTTTGGATGAGATTTTTGAAATTTACGCAACAGAAGAAGAGGCAGTGGAAAGTTTTAAATAATACTATGAAAAGAAAGGAACGAATATGAATTTAATATTAGGAGTTGGCTTAGGTGTTTTTGGTTTGGCAATCGCCTTTGCTTTGATATATAAAAAAATGGTTATTGATAAACAAATTCAGATATTGAATAACCTGGAAGATGAAGTGGCAAAATCAAAAATTAAGGCAAAGGAAATTTTAGAAAATGCGGAAAAAGAAGCAGTTTCTAAAGGAAAAGAAATTGAGTTAAAGGCAAAAGAAAGAGCATATTCTTTGAAAGAAGAAGCAGAAAAGGAAATACGAAATTCGAAGAATGAAATTTTACAAAAAGAAGCAAGATTAGCAAAAAAAGAAGAAACCTTAGATCATAAAATCGAAAAATTGGAAAATAAAAGTCAAGAGTTGGAAAGAACAACCGAAGAATTGGAACAAAAAAGAGAAGAAATTGAAACCGTAAAACGAGAACAGGAAGCGGAACTGGAAAGAATTACAGGATTGACAAAAACAGAGGCCAAAGAAATTTTAATTGCAAAATTAAAAGAAGAATTGACACATGAAAATGCTTTGGCTATTCGTGAATTTGAAAATAAATTGGAAGATGAAAAAGATAGAATCAGCAGAAGAATTTTATCGACTGCAATTGGAAAAGCAGCAGCAGACTATGTGGCGGATGCAACCGTTTCTGTGGTTAATCTGCCAAGTGATGAAATGAAAGGGAGAATTATCGGAAGAGAGGGACGGAATATTCGTTCCATTGAATCTCTGACAGGGGTTGATATTATTATTGACGATACTCCTGAAGCCGTTGTACTTTCGAGTTTTGACGGAGTGAAAAGAGAAATTGCGAGAATTACTATAGAAAAATTGATTACGGACGGAAGAATTCATCCGGGAAAAATTGAAGAAGTGGTAAACAAAGCAAAAAAAGAAGTGGAAAAAGAAATTACGGCAGCAGGAGAAGAAGCAATTTTGGAATTATCCATTCCGGGACTT containing:
- a CDS encoding ATP-binding protein yields the protein MKQTEVEVHIPSSLESLSVVRAMIRAYLQNHHIAEGDVVQLLSVVDELATNAIEHAYQNQLGEVIINIEKEGSKIRLFVEDSGAGYDDKKVSKEEGGIGLILARKLVDMFEIVKKEQGTVFRIEKEVREVM
- a CDS encoding STAS domain-containing protein, translating into MENTFELAEKKLESGIIVIAVTGELDALVAPKLKEVMNKHIDTGDIRLILDCHNLVHINSLAMGILRGKLQAVKEIGGDIKIIRLNNHIQTIFDMIGLDEIFEIYATEEEAVESFK
- the rny gene encoding ribonuclease Y, with protein sequence MNLILGVGLGVFGLAIAFALIYKKMVIDKQIQILNNLEDEVAKSKIKAKEILENAEKEAVSKGKEIELKAKERAYSLKEEAEKEIRNSKNEILQKEARLAKKEETLDHKIEKLENKSQELERTTEELEQKREEIETVKREQEAELERITGLTKTEAKEILIAKLKEELTHENALAIREFENKLEDEKDRISRRILSTAIGKAAADYVADATVSVVNLPSDEMKGRIIGREGRNIRSIESLTGVDIIIDDTPEAVVLSSFDGVKREIARITIEKLITDGRIHPGKIEEVVNKAKKEVEKEITAAGEEAILELSIPGLHPDIIKTLGRLKFRTSYGQNVLVHSIEVAKIAATLAAEIGADVELAKRAGLLHDIGKILEHDVESSHAIIGGEYLKKFGEKATVINAVMAHHNEVEFETIEAVLVQAADAVSASRPGARRETLTAYIKRLEQLEEIANSFQGVESSFAIQAGRELRMIINPDKVNDDEATVMSREVAKKIEETMQYPGQIKVTIVRETRAVEYAK